A window of the Brassica napus cultivar Da-Ae chromosome A2, Da-Ae, whole genome shotgun sequence genome harbors these coding sequences:
- the LOC125587640 gene encoding uncharacterized protein LOC125587640 has protein sequence MTVKFWRHLSGLPLKEASDDCQILEGAHMFSKDQLYVGQVFPRKEAFKFHMTLYAISNKLRYLVKKLEPRKILLECVEGASCGWRVYATKIGGFPKFEINTMENVHTCSVDDRWAFQSHATSTVIGDMMGHKYGT, from the exons ATGACTGTCAAATTCTGG AGGCATCTAAGTGGATTGCCTTTAAAAGAGGCATCAGATGACTGTCAAATTCTGG AAGGTGCACACATGTTTTCCAAGGATCAGCTATATGTTGGACAGGTGTTTCCAAGAAAGGAGGCTTTCAAATTTCATATGACTCTGTACGCCATATCCAACAAGTTAAGATACTTAGTGAAGAAGTTGGAGCCGAGAAAAATACTGCTCGAGTGTGTAGAAGGAGCAAGCTGCGGGTGGAGGGTGTATGCCACTAAGATTGGAGGATTTCCAAAGTTTGAGATAAATACAATGGAGAACGTGCACACCTGCTCAGTTGATGATCGTTGGGCATTCCAGAGCCATGCAACTTCAACCGTTATTGGAGATATGATGGGGCACAAATATGGGACATGA
- the LOC106423455 gene encoding probable receptor-like protein kinase At4g10390, with protein MLGESEENGPEVIRRAGLTPSWSPRGDLGMHEPIAGGDLSLRRAGRQGRPVLASCRSPGSTCPHALVAGGDPRRPIVKLLGYFDDSEENGALLLEYLPQGNLQENLHSNSKQVLPWRNRVAIAFQLVQAIEHIHEKCIPQIVHGDIKSSNVLLDKNFNSKLCDFGSAKVGFSSMVQPSAISPRSRHVTMVGSPGYTDPHYLRTGVASKKMDMYGFGVVVLELISGKEALSAGNGEMLVHVAAPLMHEILDSSIDITEDSVRGFLDPRMLRDSIDIDEVKTMLGVAALCISSPPSLRPSASQVTETLIQKIPSLSFLGSGKRV; from the exons ATGCTAGGAGAGTCGGAAGAGAATGGACCAGAAGTGATACGGCGAGCCGGGCTCACGCCAAGCTGGTCGCCGCGGGGCGACCTGGGAATGCATGAGCCGATCGCCGGGGGCGACCTGTCCTTGCGTCGTGCTGGTCGCCAGGGGCGACCTGTCCTCGCGTCGTGCCGGTCGCCGGGGTCGACCTGTCCTCACGCGCTGGTCGCCGGGGGAGACCCGAGAAG ACCCATCGTCAAGCTTCTCGGCTATTTCGACGATTCAG AGGAAAATGGGGCTCTTCTTCTCGAATATCTTCCTCAAGGAAACCTACAGGAGAATCTACATAGCAACAGCAAACAAGTCTTGCCATGGAGGAACCGCGTCGCCATTGCGTTTCAGCTAGTTCAAGCCATTGAACACATTCACGAGAAATGTATCCCTCAGATCGTGCACGGGGACATCAAATCTTCCAACGTACTTCTAGAcaaaaacttcaactctaaGCTCTGTGATTTCGGGTCAGCTAAAGTCGGGTTCTCTTCAATGGTTCAGCCTTCTGCGATCTCACCAAGATCCAGACATGTTACGATGGTGGGATCTCCGGGCTACACAGACCCTCACTACTTAAGAACCGGGGTTGCTTCTAAGAAGATGGATATGTATGGGTTTGGAGTTGTAGTTCTTGAGTTGATTTCCGGAAAAGAAGCGCTTTCTGCTGGCAATGGCGAGATGCTGGTTCATGTAGCGGCTCCACTTATGCATGAGATTCTGGATTCAAGTATAGACATTACAGAAGACAGTGTGAGAGGGTTTTTGGATCCGAGGATGTTAAGAGATAGCATTGATATCGATGAAGTGAAGACAATGCTTGGTGTGGCTGCGCTCTGTATCAGCAGCCCACCATCTCTAAGACCTTCAGCTTCTCAAGTGACGGAAACTCTCATACAGAAGATCCCATCTTTGAGTTTCCTTGGTTCTGGTAAAAGAGTGTAA